A stretch of the Dyella telluris genome encodes the following:
- a CDS encoding TetR/AcrR family transcriptional regulator yields the protein MNAIPHGKRAATRELILEHAYALARREGLEGLSIGSLAQDVGMSKSGVFAHFGSREELQLAVLEAGQLRFLTQVKWPALKLPRGLPRVRAIVANWVEWGREYQSGCVLLTAASEYDGREGPLHDQVTRQQAGWRQEMCRAIEHAVQNGELGTDTDPAQLAFEIYALMLGLHHDAALFGFDDARQHTLAAFERLITSYSPQPERRTAP from the coding sequence ATGAACGCAATCCCCCACGGCAAGCGCGCGGCCACGCGCGAACTCATCCTGGAACACGCCTATGCATTGGCTCGCCGCGAGGGCCTGGAAGGGCTCTCCATCGGTTCGCTGGCGCAGGACGTGGGCATGTCCAAGAGCGGCGTGTTCGCCCATTTCGGTTCGCGCGAAGAGCTGCAGCTCGCTGTGCTGGAAGCGGGGCAGCTGCGTTTCCTGACCCAGGTGAAGTGGCCGGCGCTGAAATTGCCGCGCGGGTTACCGCGCGTGCGCGCCATCGTGGCGAACTGGGTGGAGTGGGGACGCGAGTACCAGAGCGGCTGCGTGTTGCTCACCGCCGCGAGCGAGTACGACGGCCGCGAAGGCCCGTTGCATGACCAGGTCACCCGGCAACAGGCTGGATGGCGACAGGAGATGTGTCGCGCCATCGAACACGCCGTGCAGAACGGAGAGCTGGGCACGGATACCGACCCCGCGCAGCTCGCCTTCGAGATCTACGCCCTCATGCTGGGCCTGCACCACGACGCGGCCCTGTTCGGTTTTGACGACGCACGCCAACACACGCTGGCCGCCTTCGAACGCCTGATCACCAGTTACAGCCCGCAGCCGGAGCGGAGGACTGCGCCATGA
- a CDS encoding alpha/beta fold hydrolase → MTRQARPAAKTHRRGPGVITLGAVRAGFAVGSRIAPARAVKRAVRIFITPFSSSRKRAQAARPDADMQRGELTVNGQRIATYTWGDPTKQPYVLLVHGWSSFGLRYQPWVQPLREMGYALVAFDQPGHGLSGGQHCTLPDFIETVRDVGRHFGDAELTIAHSLGGAAAALAQGEAWHSKKLILIAPAADPVAATQRFTRFVRLGGHLTGRMHASLEAMTGINIHDLQVHRHLPALGQPALIVHDMDDHDVPWAEGERYTRHWHGARLHTTQGLGHHKVLDAPEVIEVSLAFLRGEEVGERVVSSPNLPFGDS, encoded by the coding sequence ATGACCCGCCAAGCCCGCCCTGCCGCCAAAACCCATCGCCGTGGTCCCGGTGTCATCACGCTCGGCGCGGTTCGCGCCGGTTTCGCCGTGGGCAGCCGCATCGCCCCCGCCCGTGCGGTGAAGCGCGCGGTGCGTATCTTCATCACGCCGTTCTCCAGCAGCCGCAAGCGTGCGCAGGCGGCGCGGCCCGATGCCGACATGCAACGCGGCGAGCTGACGGTCAACGGCCAGCGCATCGCCACCTATACCTGGGGTGATCCGACGAAGCAGCCTTACGTGTTGCTCGTGCACGGCTGGTCCAGCTTCGGCCTGCGCTACCAGCCCTGGGTACAGCCCTTGCGTGAGATGGGCTACGCGCTGGTGGCCTTCGACCAGCCAGGCCATGGCCTCAGCGGCGGGCAGCACTGCACGCTGCCGGACTTCATCGAGACCGTGCGCGACGTAGGCCGCCACTTCGGCGATGCCGAACTCACCATCGCCCATTCGCTGGGCGGCGCGGCCGCGGCGCTGGCGCAGGGCGAGGCGTGGCATTCGAAGAAGCTCATCCTTATTGCCCCCGCTGCCGATCCGGTGGCCGCCACGCAGCGCTTTACCCGTTTCGTGCGGCTGGGCGGGCACCTGACCGGCCGCATGCACGCCAGTCTGGAGGCCATGACCGGCATCAACATCCACGACCTGCAGGTGCATCGCCACCTGCCGGCGCTGGGCCAGCCGGCACTGATCGTCCATGACATGGACGACCACGACGTGCCCTGGGCCGAAGGTGAGCGCTACACGCGCCACTGGCATGGCGCGCGGCTTCACACCACTCAAGGGCTCGGGCACCACAAGGTGCTGGACGCCCCGGAGGTGATCGAGGTGTCGCTGGCCTTCCTGCGCGGCGAGGAGGTCGGCGAACGCGTCGTCTCGTCGCCCAATCTGCCGTTTGGGGACAGCTGA
- a CDS encoding methylmalonyl-CoA mutase family protein: MSSPAQHVSASSAQAETRPLRFVTAASLFDGHDAAINIMRRIIQSQGAEVIHLGHNRSVEDVVRAALQEDADAIALSSYQGGHVEYFKYMVDMLKEHNAAHIRVFGGGGGTITPEEIRELQAYGVERIYHPNDGMKLGLTEMIEDVMLRTRTAAVKRAKEETSSAITPMVDIANEIAVGHVLSAIEEGELPEAELDHLRKQWKMAGKQTPVLGVTGTGGAGKSSVVDELLLRFLHAFPEMRIAVLAVDPTRRRSGGALLGDRIRMNSLRSHRVYMRSMATRRQHAATSAVLRDCIDFLKAQPYDLVIVETAGIGQSDSEIVDLVDFPTYVMTSDYGAASQLEKIDMLDFAELVVLNKFDKRGAEDALRDVRKQWKRNRTAFTLTDEQVPVYPTIASQFNDPGVTWMFTNLCRLLRDKLGLPADKWSPSLDTTLKEPRATVLIPGARVRYLAEIAEQGRGINKEIEREAEFASKAQHYYESLKDLGDTHLPRELARYESEALHEEGADRTLLTLRQRYNAAIKELSHEAIHLLHDWPKRYKSVTEEVNEYKVRDKVIRVDNYRESLSHQKIPKVAPPKTKDWGDLLRFLQRENLPGHYPYTGGVYPYRRTGEDPTRMFAGEGTPERTNRRFHYLSQGGAATRLSTAFDSVTLYGEDPAPRPDIYGKIGNSGVNIATLDDMKKLYSGFDLSAPTSSVSMTINGPAPIILAMFMNTAIDQNIEKHLKEDPARWAAAEKKLAVMFPNGRPQYSGDLPKGNEGLGLGLLGVTGDQLVDADTYARIKEETLQTVRGTVQADILKEDQAQNTCIFSTEFALRMMGDIQQYFVDHKVRNFYSVSISGYHIAEAGANPISQLAFTLSNGFTIVEYYLARGMNIDDFAPNLSFFFSNGMDPEYTVIGRVARRIWARAMRERYGASARSQMMKYHIQTSGRSLHAQEIQFNDIRTTLQALYALFDNCNSLHTNAYDEAITTPTEESVRRAVAIQMIINKELGLNFNENPWQGSYIVDALTDIVEEAVYKEFEAISERGGVLGAMDTMYQRGKIQEESMYYEQKKHDGSLPLIGVNTFLPKDHGGEIATEIELIRSTEGEKGQQIENVLAFGKARNGLAPESLTTLQNTARDRRNVFEQLMEAVKYNSLGQISHALYDVGGEYRRNM, translated from the coding sequence ATGAGTTCCCCCGCCCAGCACGTTTCCGCCAGCTCCGCCCAGGCGGAAACCCGCCCGTTGCGTTTCGTCACCGCCGCCAGCCTGTTCGATGGCCACGATGCCGCCATCAACATCATGCGTCGCATCATCCAGTCGCAGGGCGCGGAGGTGATCCACCTCGGGCACAACCGTTCGGTGGAGGACGTGGTGCGTGCCGCGCTGCAGGAAGACGCCGATGCCATCGCGCTGTCGTCCTACCAGGGCGGCCATGTCGAGTACTTCAAGTACATGGTCGACATGCTCAAGGAGCACAACGCCGCGCACATCCGCGTGTTCGGTGGTGGCGGCGGCACCATTACGCCGGAGGAAATCCGTGAGCTGCAGGCTTACGGCGTCGAGCGCATCTATCACCCCAATGACGGCATGAAGCTCGGCCTCACCGAGATGATCGAGGACGTGATGCTGCGCACGCGTACTGCCGCCGTGAAGCGCGCGAAGGAAGAGACGTCGTCCGCCATCACGCCGATGGTGGATATCGCCAACGAGATCGCCGTGGGCCACGTGCTCTCCGCCATTGAAGAAGGCGAACTGCCGGAAGCCGAGCTCGACCACCTGCGCAAGCAGTGGAAGATGGCCGGCAAGCAGACGCCGGTGTTGGGCGTCACCGGTACGGGCGGCGCGGGCAAGTCTTCGGTGGTGGATGAATTGCTGCTGCGCTTCCTGCATGCCTTCCCGGAGATGCGCATTGCCGTGCTCGCCGTTGACCCGACCCGTCGCCGCAGTGGCGGCGCGTTGCTGGGCGACCGCATTCGCATGAACTCCCTGCGCAGCCATCGCGTGTACATGCGCTCCATGGCCACACGTCGCCAGCACGCCGCCACCAGCGCGGTGCTGCGTGACTGCATCGATTTCCTCAAGGCGCAGCCGTACGACCTCGTCATCGTCGAAACCGCCGGCATCGGCCAGAGCGATTCGGAAATCGTCGACCTGGTGGATTTTCCCACCTACGTCATGACCAGCGACTACGGCGCGGCCAGCCAGCTCGAAAAGATCGACATGCTGGATTTCGCGGAACTGGTCGTGCTCAACAAGTTCGACAAGCGCGGCGCCGAAGATGCGCTGCGCGACGTGCGCAAGCAGTGGAAGCGCAACCGCACCGCCTTCACGCTCACCGACGAGCAGGTGCCGGTGTATCCCACCATCGCCAGCCAGTTCAACGATCCGGGCGTGACCTGGATGTTCACCAACCTGTGCCGCCTGCTGCGCGACAAGCTTGGCCTGCCGGCCGACAAGTGGTCGCCCAGCCTCGACACCACCCTGAAGGAGCCGCGCGCCACCGTGCTCATTCCGGGTGCACGCGTGCGCTACCTGGCGGAGATCGCCGAGCAGGGCCGTGGCATCAACAAGGAAATCGAGCGCGAAGCCGAATTCGCCAGCAAGGCGCAGCATTACTACGAGTCGCTGAAGGACCTTGGCGATACCCACCTGCCGCGCGAACTGGCCCGTTACGAGTCCGAAGCGCTGCATGAAGAAGGCGCCGACCGCACTTTGCTGACCCTGCGCCAGCGCTACAACGCAGCCATCAAGGAACTCAGCCACGAAGCGATCCACCTGCTGCATGACTGGCCCAAGCGCTACAAGTCGGTGACCGAGGAGGTCAACGAGTACAAGGTGCGCGACAAGGTGATCCGCGTGGACAACTACCGCGAATCGCTCAGCCATCAAAAGATTCCGAAGGTGGCGCCGCCCAAGACCAAGGACTGGGGCGACCTGCTGCGCTTCCTGCAGCGCGAGAACCTGCCCGGTCACTACCCGTATACCGGTGGCGTGTACCCGTACCGCCGCACCGGCGAGGATCCCACCCGCATGTTCGCGGGCGAGGGTACGCCCGAGCGCACCAATCGCCGCTTCCATTACCTGAGCCAGGGCGGGGCGGCCACGCGCCTGTCCACCGCATTCGACTCGGTGACGCTGTACGGCGAAGATCCGGCGCCGCGTCCGGACATCTACGGCAAGATCGGCAACTCCGGCGTGAACATTGCCACGCTGGACGACATGAAGAAGCTGTACTCCGGCTTCGATCTCAGTGCGCCGACCAGCTCTGTGTCGATGACCATCAACGGTCCCGCGCCGATCATCCTCGCGATGTTCATGAACACCGCGATCGACCAGAACATCGAGAAGCACCTGAAGGAAGATCCGGCACGCTGGGCCGCAGCAGAGAAGAAGCTCGCCGTGATGTTCCCGAACGGCCGTCCGCAGTATTCGGGCGATCTCCCCAAGGGCAACGAAGGCCTTGGCCTTGGCCTGCTCGGGGTTACCGGCGACCAGTTGGTGGATGCCGACACCTATGCGCGCATCAAGGAAGAAACCCTGCAGACCGTGCGCGGCACCGTGCAGGCGGACATCCTGAAGGAAGACCAGGCGCAGAACACCTGCATCTTCTCCACCGAGTTCGCGCTGCGCATGATGGGCGACATCCAGCAGTACTTCGTCGACCACAAGGTGCGCAACTTCTACTCGGTGTCCATCTCCGGCTATCACATCGCCGAGGCCGGCGCGAACCCGATCAGCCAGCTTGCCTTCACGCTCAGCAATGGCTTCACCATCGTCGAGTACTACCTCGCCCGAGGCATGAACATCGACGACTTCGCGCCGAACCTGTCGTTCTTCTTCTCCAACGGCATGGATCCGGAATACACCGTGATTGGCCGCGTGGCCCGCCGCATCTGGGCCCGCGCCATGCGCGAGCGCTACGGTGCCAGCGCCCGCAGCCAGATGATGAAGTACCACATCCAGACCTCGGGCCGTTCGCTGCACGCGCAGGAAATCCAGTTCAACGACATCCGCACCACGCTGCAGGCGCTGTACGCGCTGTTCGACAACTGCAACAGCCTGCACACCAACGCTTACGATGAAGCCATCACCACGCCGACCGAGGAAAGCGTGCGCCGCGCGGTGGCCATCCAGATGATCATCAACAAGGAGCTGGGCCTCAACTTCAACGAGAACCCCTGGCAGGGCAGCTACATCGTCGATGCGCTTACCGACATCGTCGAAGAGGCCGTGTACAAGGAGTTCGAGGCGATCAGCGAGCGCGGTGGCGTGCTCGGCGCAATGGACACCATGTACCAGCGCGGCAAGATCCAGGAAGAGTCGATGTACTACGAGCAGAAGAAGCACGACGGCAGCCTCCCGCTGATCGGCGTGAACACCTTCCTGCCCAAGGACCACGGCGGCGAGATAGCCACGGAGATCGAACTCATTCGTTCCACCGAAGGCGAGAAGGGCCAGCAGATCGAGAACGTGCTGGCCTTTGGCAAGGCCCGCAACGGCCTGGCGCCGGAAAGCCTGACGACCCTGCAGAACACCGCACGCGACCGCAGGAATGTGTTCGAGCAGCTGATGGAAGCCGTGAAGTACAACTCGCTGGGCCAGATCAGCCACGCCCTTTACGACGTGGGCGGCGAATATCGCCGCAACATGTAA
- a CDS encoding 2'-5' RNA ligase family protein, whose protein sequence is MAGDLFGWSGDEGLEPDCEYFFALRPEGQPLQEIGERRADAVHAVQSRRPSPVADHRLHLTLCTPKSLKRLRAPFEESLKRAGDDVTASAFGLRLHGYEKFTGGFDQSCLVLRSDAETTERVQTLKDAIGEALFRHGFGWDKGALSPHVTLYYASDFEPPASSGEPIDWHVDEFVLIRSHVGKSRHDVIGRWSLRAAA, encoded by the coding sequence ATGGCGGGTGATCTGTTTGGCTGGTCGGGTGACGAAGGGTTGGAGCCGGACTGCGAGTACTTCTTCGCGCTGAGGCCCGAGGGACAGCCTTTGCAGGAGATTGGCGAGAGGCGCGCAGATGCCGTTCACGCGGTGCAGTCCAGGCGCCCCTCGCCGGTTGCGGATCACCGGCTGCATCTCACGCTTTGCACGCCGAAATCATTGAAGCGACTGCGGGCACCCTTCGAGGAGTCGCTCAAGCGGGCGGGCGACGACGTGACCGCATCGGCGTTCGGTCTGCGCCTGCACGGGTATGAGAAGTTCACCGGAGGCTTCGACCAGTCCTGCCTGGTGCTGCGCAGCGATGCGGAAACCACCGAGCGTGTGCAGACCTTGAAGGATGCCATCGGCGAGGCACTGTTCCGGCACGGCTTCGGGTGGGACAAGGGCGCCTTGTCGCCGCATGTCACCCTGTACTACGCCAGTGACTTCGAGCCGCCGGCGAGTTCGGGCGAGCCGATTGACTGGCACGTGGATGAGTTCGTGCTGATCCGCAGCCATGTGGGGAAGAGTCGGCATGATGTGATTGGGCGGTGGTCGTTGCGCGCGGCGGCGTGA
- a CDS encoding glutathione S-transferase has translation MLTVHHLNHSRSQRVLWLLEELEVPYEIRKYQRDPRTLLAPPALREIHPLGKSPVIEDDGVVVAESGAIVEYLVDHYDTGRLAPLPGMPERLRFTYWLHYAEGSAMPPLLLKLVASRIATAPMPFFARPIARKIANTLQSTFVDPQLALHMGYVDKELAATGWFVGSEFSAADIQMSFPLEAAMARSGLAGKLPNIAAFVKRIQQRPAYQRALERGGPYGALG, from the coding sequence ATGCTCACCGTCCACCACCTCAACCACTCCCGCTCCCAGCGCGTGCTCTGGCTGCTGGAGGAGCTGGAAGTTCCGTACGAGATCCGCAAGTACCAGCGTGATCCGCGCACGTTGCTGGCGCCGCCGGCATTGCGGGAGATCCACCCGTTGGGCAAGTCGCCGGTGATCGAGGACGACGGTGTGGTGGTGGCGGAGTCGGGGGCCATCGTGGAGTACCTGGTGGATCACTACGACACCGGGCGCCTGGCGCCGCTGCCGGGCATGCCCGAGCGGTTGCGGTTCACCTATTGGCTGCATTACGCGGAAGGCTCGGCCATGCCGCCGTTGCTGCTGAAGTTGGTGGCATCGCGCATCGCCACGGCACCCATGCCGTTCTTCGCCAGGCCGATCGCGCGCAAGATCGCCAACACGCTGCAGTCGACCTTTGTCGATCCGCAATTGGCACTGCACATGGGCTATGTGGACAAGGAGCTTGCCGCCACGGGCTGGTTTGTCGGCAGCGAATTCAGTGCGGCCGATATCCAGATGAGTTTCCCGCTGGAAGCTGCCATGGCGCGCAGTGGCCTGGCCGGCAAGCTGCCGAACATCGCCGCGTTCGTGAAACGCATCCAGCAGCGGCCCGCCTACCAGCGTGCGCTGGAGCGCGGTGGCCCCTACGGTGCACTGGGCTGA
- a CDS encoding polysaccharide deacetylase family protein → MYHNIAEVPEGINVYRSLYVSPASFARQMALLRMLGYRGMSMSDAMPYLRGEKQGKVAVITLDDGYVDNLESAMDALRRYSFTATCYAVSGYLGQYNAWDDAKLGIRKPLMSAGELHAWHGGGMEVGAHSRTHVRLSQCNDTQLRDEIQGCKWELEDRLGIRITQFCYPYGDYDERAVDAAREAGYAAATTTDRGRAQTGPSIDLWRLPRIQVARHHLLPQLAAKVLTGYEDKRA, encoded by the coding sequence ATGTACCACAACATTGCCGAGGTGCCCGAAGGCATCAACGTGTATCGCAGCCTGTATGTATCGCCGGCAAGCTTTGCACGACAGATGGCCTTGCTGCGCATGCTCGGATATCGCGGCATGTCCATGTCCGACGCCATGCCTTACCTGCGTGGCGAGAAGCAGGGGAAGGTCGCCGTGATCACGCTGGATGACGGCTACGTCGACAACCTCGAGTCGGCGATGGACGCCCTGCGACGCTACAGCTTCACCGCGACCTGCTATGCGGTGAGCGGCTACCTCGGGCAATACAACGCCTGGGATGATGCCAAGCTCGGCATCCGCAAGCCGCTGATGTCGGCGGGCGAGCTGCACGCCTGGCACGGTGGCGGCATGGAGGTGGGCGCGCATTCGCGCACGCACGTGCGCCTCAGCCAGTGCAATGACACGCAACTTCGCGACGAGATCCAGGGCTGCAAGTGGGAGCTGGAAGATCGCCTGGGCATCCGTATCACGCAGTTCTGTTATCCCTACGGCGATTACGACGAGCGTGCCGTGGATGCGGCGCGCGAAGCGGGCTACGCCGCAGCCACCACCACTGACCGTGGTCGTGCGCAGACAGGCCCGTCGATCGACCTGTGGCGCCTGCCGCGCATCCAGGTGGCGCGGCATCACCTGTTGCCGCAGCTCGCGGCCAAGGTGCTCACCGGCTACGAGGACAAGCGCGCATGA
- a CDS encoding glycosyltransferase family 4 protein → MKLLFVGTNPENTGAATHFVALARAMSQAGHQVESIVSQKGLIGEGMTAAHVPIFPGKFRNAFDPRGYAATLARIAHFAPDWLIGNFGKEYWPLIACGRLTGTRVALFRHRNPRMSKLSEYGVPRLAQRFIAVSDFARDAYLRWGVPPELVHISYNPVDTQVFRPDMTLRAQVRREFGIPEDAIVMGYAGRMHGGKGVAQLMQAANAAMAIEPRLHVLWVGNGPEEQVVHAMAEQGGHFRRHHFTGWVNDTARYYGAFSFLAFPSVELETFGRVAIEAQACGVPVLGSCIGGVPETMEDGVTGHLLEPGNVEEWCNAILAMSDPSVCRRMGVAARVFVMEHFSNAAVARDFAWLLQHGAEPAQHLHHAIP, encoded by the coding sequence ATGAAGCTGCTCTTCGTTGGCACCAATCCCGAGAACACCGGCGCGGCCACCCATTTCGTGGCGCTCGCACGCGCCATGTCGCAGGCCGGGCATCAGGTCGAGAGCATCGTCTCGCAGAAGGGCCTGATCGGCGAAGGCATGACAGCTGCGCACGTGCCGATTTTTCCCGGCAAGTTCCGCAACGCCTTTGACCCGCGTGGCTATGCCGCAACGCTTGCCCGCATTGCGCATTTCGCGCCGGACTGGCTGATCGGCAACTTCGGCAAGGAATATTGGCCGCTGATCGCTTGTGGTCGCCTCACGGGAACGCGCGTGGCGCTGTTCCGGCATCGCAATCCGCGCATGAGCAAATTGTCCGAATACGGTGTGCCGCGCCTGGCGCAGCGGTTCATCGCCGTTTCGGATTTCGCACGCGATGCGTACCTCCGCTGGGGCGTGCCGCCGGAGCTCGTGCATATCTCCTACAACCCAGTGGATACGCAGGTGTTCCGGCCGGACATGACGTTGCGCGCGCAGGTGCGCCGAGAGTTCGGCATACCCGAGGACGCTATCGTCATGGGTTATGCGGGGCGCATGCATGGCGGCAAGGGTGTCGCGCAGTTGATGCAGGCGGCCAACGCCGCCATGGCCATCGAGCCACGCCTGCACGTGCTCTGGGTCGGCAACGGTCCTGAAGAACAGGTGGTGCATGCCATGGCGGAGCAGGGCGGGCACTTCAGGCGCCACCATTTCACCGGCTGGGTGAACGATACAGCCCGTTACTACGGTGCGTTCTCTTTCTTGGCGTTCCCGTCGGTGGAACTGGAGACCTTCGGGCGCGTGGCCATCGAGGCGCAGGCCTGCGGGGTGCCTGTGCTGGGCAGCTGCATTGGCGGCGTGCCTGAAACCATGGAAGATGGTGTCACCGGGCATCTGCTGGAGCCCGGCAATGTCGAGGAGTGGTGCAATGCCATCCTTGCCATGTCCGATCCCTCGGTATGCCGGCGCATGGGCGTGGCGGCGCGGGTGTTCGTGATGGAGCACTTCAGCAACGCGGCCGTGGCCCGTGATTTCGCGTGGCTGCTGCAGCATGGCGCGGAGCCCGCGCAACACCTCCATCACGCCATTCCCTGA